The Numenius arquata chromosome 7, bNumArq3.hap1.1, whole genome shotgun sequence genome has a window encoding:
- the UFL1 gene encoding E3 UFM1-protein ligase 1 encodes MAAAWEEIRRLAADFQRAQFAEVAHRLSERNCIEIVTKLIAEKQLEVVHTLDGKEYVTPAQISREIRDELHVAGGRVNIVDLQQVINVDLLHIENRANDIVKSEKTIQLVLGQLINQSYLDQLAEEINDKLQETGQVTISELCKAYDLPGDFLIQALSRRLGKIIHGQLDQENRGVIFTEAFVSRHRARIRGLFTAITRPTPVSNLITRYGFQEHLLYSVLEELVNTGRLKGTVVGGRQDKAVFVPDIYARTQSNWVDSFFKQNGYLEFDALYRLGIPDPAGYIKKRYKSTQLLFLRAACVGQEIVDQVEASVEEAISSGNWIDVATLLPSSLSVEDVGILLQQVMRSLSKNSSGLVFSDTIVVSEKFLSSCADLFSDKMQQKAEKEMKSNPVNLITEEDLKQASGLESSYANKKDKKDERRKKATEGSGSVRGGGGGNAREIKIKKTKKKGRKDADSDEESQATSTGRNKQPEFPFMSQEEIQDVLKTHMQDCPEELITELAEHLIRPLTKTYQEVVRSVFTSSTSSSGASRRQTMKDLQEEFSNLYNNIRLFEKGTKHFTDETQTNLAKHLLKTVCTDITNLIFNFLASESMMTTENYSTITSEGRTKILGKLPEDTKGPLTKLHTSLNGKSIEDFLSCLDSAVDICGVMVKKGDKKKERQVLFQHRQALIEQLKVTEDPALVLHLTSVLLFQFTTHCMLHAPGRSVPQIINFLSGKIPEDQHSLLVKYQGLVVKQLINQTKKTDQGDGDTRENLEEEEGADTIRKELQEITTSIKDLVLRPRKSSVTEE; translated from the exons ATGGCGGCCGCCTGGGAGGAGATCCGGCGCTTGGCGGCCGATTTTCAGCGGGCGCAGTTTGCCGAGGTGGCCCACAG ATTGTCAGAACGGAACTGTATAGAGATTGTCACTAAACTGATCGCAGAAAAGCAGTTGGAAGTAGTGCACACACTTGATGGAAAAGAGTATGTCACTCCAGCACAAATTAGTAGAGAGATCCGGGATGAGCTTCATGTTGCTGGTG GTCGAGTAAACATTGTTGACTTACAACAG gtAATTAATGTGGACCTTCTGCACATTGAAAACAGGGCTAACGACATTGTTAAATCAGAAAAAACTATTCAGCTTGTACTGGGACAGCTTATAAACCA gagCTACCTGGATCAGttggcagaagaaataaatgataaaCTACAGGAAACTGGCCAGGTGACAATATCGGAACTCTGCAAGGCATATGACCTCCCAGGAGACTTCCTGATACAG GCATTATCCAGGCGTTTGGGTAAAATTATTCATGGACAGCTAGACCAGGAAAACCGTGGGGTGATTTTTACAGAAGCCTTTGTGTCCCGGCATCGAGCGCGCATTCGTGGCCTCTTCACTGCAATTACTCG gcCTACACCTGTAAGTAACTTGATCACTCGGTATGGATTCCAAGAACATTTACTTTACT cTGTGCTAGAAGAACTTGTTAATACTGGTCGTCTAAAAGGCACCGTAGTCGGTGGGAGACAGGATAAGGCTGTGTTTGTTCCAGACATCTATGCCAGAACACAGAGCAACTGGGTGGATTCCTTTTTCAAGCAGAATGGTTACTTAG AATTTGATGCATTGTACAGACTTGGCATCCCTGACCCAGCAggctacattaaaaaaagatacaagTCCACACAACTCTTATTTCTGAGAGCAGCTTGTGTTGGTCAAGAAATTGTGGATCAAGTCGAAGCCTCTGTAGAGGAAGCCATCAGCTCTGGAAACTGGATAGATGTAGCG ACTCTTCTGCCCAGTTCATTGTCAGTCGAAGATGTTGGGATTTTGCTTCAGCAAGTGATGAGATCTTTAAGCAAAAATTCTTCAGGTTTGGTCTTCAGTGACACCATTGTGGTCAGTGAGAAATTTCTAAGCAGCTGTGCTGATCTATTTTCTGATAAGATgcaacagaaagctgaaaag GAAATGAAAAGTAACCCTGTTAATTTAATCACTGAAGAAGATTTAAAACAGGCTTCTGGTTTAGAGAGTTCATATGCtaataaaaaggacaaaaaggatgaaagaagaaagaaagcaaCAG AGGGCAGTGGAAgcgtgagaggaggaggaggtggaaatGCCAGAGAGATCAAGATtaagaaaaccaagaagaaaggaagaaaggatgctGACAGTGATGAAGAGTCACAAGCAACTAGCACAg GTAGGAATAAGCAGCCGGAGTTCCCTTTCATGTCACAAGAGGAAATTCAGGATGTTTTAAAGACTCACATGCAGGATTGCCCTGAAGAGCTGATTACAGAACTTGCTGAACATCTAATAAG ACCTTTAACAAAAACTTACCAGGAAGTTGTGCGCTCTGTTTTTACGTCTTCAACGTCATCCTCTGGAGCGAGCAGAAGACAGACTATGAAGGACTTGCAGGAGGAATTCTCAAACTTGTACAACAACATTCGGTTATTTGAAAAGGGAACAAAGCATTTCACAG ATGAGACTCAGACTAACCTTGCCAAACATCTGTTGAAGACTGTCTGTACAGACATTACAAATCTTATTTTCAACTTCCTAGCATCTGAGTCAATGATGACAACAGAAAATTATTCTACAATCACAAGTGAG GGCCGGACCAAGATTTTAGGTAAATTGCCAGAAGACACCAAAGGTCCTTTAACTAAACTGCATACTTCTCTGAATGGCAAG AGCATAGAAGATTTTCTTTCATGCCTTGATTCTGCAGTGGATATTTGTGGTGTTATGGtgaaaaaaggagacaaaaagaaggaaag GCAAGTCCTGTTTCAGCATAGACAAGCTCTGATTGAACAGCTGAAAGTCACAGAAGATCCAGCTCTTGTTTTGCACCTGACATCAGTACTGTTATTTCAGTTTACAACCCACTGTATGCTTCATGCACCAGGAAGATCAGTTCCACAGATCATTAATTTCCTAAGTGGCAAGATCCCAGAG